In Hoeflea ulvae, one genomic interval encodes:
- a CDS encoding alpha/beta fold hydrolase gives MSTISMPPLKSSSSLMEGFRRETVKTRGAEIQVAIAGEGPPLLLIHGNPLTLVSWHKIAPSLAQGFTVVAMDLRGYGDSSKPDGTPDHSAYTFRAMGEDAFDVMDHFGFEKFAVAGHDRGARVAFRMALDQPQRVTHLAALDIVPTHTVLTNVTMGWGLESYHWFFMAQKAPFPERLIGADLDYYIHYKLNKKGVGLEIFTPEAMAEYVRCTTNEQIHAVCEDYRATVTLDLAMDKADFGKRKIECPVLVLWGSNSHCGRHFQPIEAWSEWADNLQGSAIPTGHYPAEHRPDLVYPAFWSFFHDEPVRIQDTDVET, from the coding sequence ATGTCAACAATTTCGATGCCGCCGCTGAAGAGTTCGTCAAGCCTGATGGAGGGGTTCCGACGGGAAACCGTAAAGACCCGGGGCGCCGAAATTCAGGTGGCGATTGCCGGTGAAGGCCCGCCGCTGCTTCTCATCCATGGCAACCCCCTCACCCTTGTCAGCTGGCACAAGATCGCGCCTTCGCTGGCGCAGGGCTTCACAGTCGTGGCCATGGACCTGAGAGGATATGGCGACAGCTCCAAGCCGGACGGAACCCCTGACCATTCCGCCTATACATTCCGCGCCATGGGTGAAGACGCCTTCGACGTCATGGATCATTTCGGGTTCGAGAAATTCGCGGTCGCCGGGCATGACCGGGGGGCCCGTGTAGCCTTTCGCATGGCGCTGGATCAGCCGCAGCGCGTCACACATCTGGCGGCTCTGGATATCGTGCCGACCCATACGGTGCTCACCAATGTCACCATGGGATGGGGACTTGAGAGCTATCACTGGTTCTTCATGGCGCAGAAGGCGCCGTTTCCGGAACGGCTGATCGGTGCGGATCTCGACTATTACATCCACTACAAGCTCAACAAGAAAGGCGTCGGGCTGGAGATATTCACGCCCGAAGCCATGGCCGAATATGTCCGCTGCACCACAAATGAGCAGATCCACGCTGTCTGCGAGGATTACCGGGCAACGGTGACGCTCGACCTCGCGATGGACAAGGCCGATTTCGGCAAGCGCAAGATCGAGTGTCCCGTGCTTGTGCTGTGGGGCTCCAACAGCCATTGCGGTCGCCACTTCCAGCCGATCGAGGCCTGGAGCGAGTGGGCAGACAATCTGCAGGGATCTGCAATCCCGACAGGACATTATCCG